One segment of Ficedula albicollis isolate OC2 chromosome 2, FicAlb1.5, whole genome shotgun sequence DNA contains the following:
- the LDLRAD4 gene encoding low-density lipoprotein receptor class A domain-containing protein 4 isoform X5, protein MVVVIICLLNHYKLSTRSFINRQSQSRRQEETLQTEGCLWPSESSVSRQGASEIMYAPRSRDRFTTPSFMQRDRFSRFQPTYPYMQHEIDLPPTISLSDGEEPPPYQGPCTLQLRDPEQQMELNRESVRAPPNRTIFDSDLIDVSMYNGGPCPPSSNSGISATNYSSNGRMEGPPPTYSEVMGHYPGSSFFHHQHSNMPPSSQRGSRLQFQQNNSESTIVPSKGQERKAGNLV, encoded by the exons ATGGTGGTAGTGATCATCTGCCTGTTGAACCATTACAAACTCTCGACACGCTCCTTCATCAACCGGCAGAGCCAAAGCAGGCGGCAGGAGGAAACTCTGCAGACG GAGGGGTGCTTGTGGCCTTCAGAAAGCTCGGTTTCACGCCAGGGTGCTTCAGAG ATCATGTACGCCCCGAGGTCCAGGGACAGGTTCACCACCCCGTCCTTCATGCAGCGGGACCGTTTCAGCCGCTTCCAGCCCACGTACCCGTACATGCAGCACGAGATCGACCTCCCTCCCACCATCTCGCTCTCGGACGGCGAGGAGCCGCCGCCCTACCAGGGCCCGTGCACGCTGCAGCTCCGGGACCCCGAGCAGCAGATGGAGCTCAACCGGGAATCCGTCAGGGCGCCGCCCAACCGAACCATTTTTGATAGCGACTTGATAGACGTCTCCATGTACAATGGGGgtccctgcccacccagcaGCAATTCGGGCATAAGTGCAACCAACTATAGCAGTaatggaaggatggaaggaCCACCCCCGACGTACAGCGAGGTCATGGGGCATTACCCGGGCTCCTCTTTTTTCCATCACCAGCACAGCAACATGCCTCCTTCCTCGCAGAGGGGGAGCAGACTTCAGTTTCAGCAGAACAATTCAGAGAGCACAATAGTCCCCAGCAAAGGCCAGGAGCGGAAAGCAGGAAACCTGGTCTAG
- the LDLRAD4 gene encoding low-density lipoprotein receptor class A domain-containing protein 4 isoform X3: MSSERLNKTAVKDARLKDLLLERAELEFVQIIIIIVVITVMVVVIICLLNHYKLSTRSFINRQSQSRRQEETLQTEGCLWPSESSVSRQGASEIMYAPRSRDRFTTPSFMQRDRFSRFQPTYPYMQHEIDLPPTISLSDGEEPPPYQGPCTLQLRDPEQQMELNRESVRAPPNRTIFDSDLIDVSMYNGGPCPPSSNSGISATNYSSNGRMEGPPPTYSEVMGHYPGSSFFHHQHSNMPPSSQRGSRLQFQQNNSESTIVPSKGQERKAGNLV; encoded by the exons ATGTCCAGTGAGCGGCTCAACAAGACAGCGGTGAAGGATGCGCGGTTAAAAGACCTGTTGTTGGAAAGAG ctGAACTGGAGTTTGTTCAAATCATCATTATAATCGTGGTTATAACTGTTATGGTGGTAGTGATCATCTGCCTGTTGAACCATTACAAACTCTCGACACGCTCCTTCATCAACCGGCAGAGCCAAAGCAGGCGGCAGGAGGAAACTCTGCAGACG GAGGGGTGCTTGTGGCCTTCAGAAAGCTCGGTTTCACGCCAGGGTGCTTCAGAG ATCATGTACGCCCCGAGGTCCAGGGACAGGTTCACCACCCCGTCCTTCATGCAGCGGGACCGTTTCAGCCGCTTCCAGCCCACGTACCCGTACATGCAGCACGAGATCGACCTCCCTCCCACCATCTCGCTCTCGGACGGCGAGGAGCCGCCGCCCTACCAGGGCCCGTGCACGCTGCAGCTCCGGGACCCCGAGCAGCAGATGGAGCTCAACCGGGAATCCGTCAGGGCGCCGCCCAACCGAACCATTTTTGATAGCGACTTGATAGACGTCTCCATGTACAATGGGGgtccctgcccacccagcaGCAATTCGGGCATAAGTGCAACCAACTATAGCAGTaatggaaggatggaaggaCCACCCCCGACGTACAGCGAGGTCATGGGGCATTACCCGGGCTCCTCTTTTTTCCATCACCAGCACAGCAACATGCCTCCTTCCTCGCAGAGGGGGAGCAGACTTCAGTTTCAGCAGAACAATTCAGAGAGCACAATAGTCCCCAGCAAAGGCCAGGAGCGGAAAGCAGGAAACCTGGTCTAG
- the LDLRAD4 gene encoding low-density lipoprotein receptor class A domain-containing protein 4 isoform X4 produces the protein MSSERLNKTAVKDARLKDLLLERAELEFVQIIIIIVVITVMVVVIICLLNHYKLSTRSFINRQSQSRRQEETLQTIMYAPRSRDRFTTPSFMQRDRFSRFQPTYPYMQHEIDLPPTISLSDGEEPPPYQGPCTLQLRDPEQQMELNRESVRAPPNRTIFDSDLIDVSMYNGGPCPPSSNSGISATNYSSNGRMEGPPPTYSEVMGHYPGSSFFHHQHSNMPPSSQRGSRLQFQQNNSESTIVPSKGQERKAGNLV, from the exons ATGTCCAGTGAGCGGCTCAACAAGACAGCGGTGAAGGATGCGCGGTTAAAAGACCTGTTGTTGGAAAGAG ctGAACTGGAGTTTGTTCAAATCATCATTATAATCGTGGTTATAACTGTTATGGTGGTAGTGATCATCTGCCTGTTGAACCATTACAAACTCTCGACACGCTCCTTCATCAACCGGCAGAGCCAAAGCAGGCGGCAGGAGGAAACTCTGCAGACG ATCATGTACGCCCCGAGGTCCAGGGACAGGTTCACCACCCCGTCCTTCATGCAGCGGGACCGTTTCAGCCGCTTCCAGCCCACGTACCCGTACATGCAGCACGAGATCGACCTCCCTCCCACCATCTCGCTCTCGGACGGCGAGGAGCCGCCGCCCTACCAGGGCCCGTGCACGCTGCAGCTCCGGGACCCCGAGCAGCAGATGGAGCTCAACCGGGAATCCGTCAGGGCGCCGCCCAACCGAACCATTTTTGATAGCGACTTGATAGACGTCTCCATGTACAATGGGGgtccctgcccacccagcaGCAATTCGGGCATAAGTGCAACCAACTATAGCAGTaatggaaggatggaaggaCCACCCCCGACGTACAGCGAGGTCATGGGGCATTACCCGGGCTCCTCTTTTTTCCATCACCAGCACAGCAACATGCCTCCTTCCTCGCAGAGGGGGAGCAGACTTCAGTTTCAGCAGAACAATTCAGAGAGCACAATAGTCCCCAGCAAAGGCCAGGAGCGGAAAGCAGGAAACCTGGTCTAG